GTCCCGCCGGTCGCCACGTACAGCACCTCGGGGAAGGCCTCCAGGCGCCGCTCCGCCTCCACCGACTTGCCCGAACGCGCGCCGCCGAGTACCAGCGTCCGGCGCGGTACGTCCGGCACGTCCTCGTAGGCGCCGATCACGAGCGTCGACCCGTCCGGCACGGCACGCGCCCCCGCGGCGGCCAGCCGGCGCGTCAGCTCGGGCCCCGGCGGCGCCTCGTGGCCGATGTGCACGGCGATCACGTCGGTGGTGGGCCCGACGGCTCCGGTGGCCCGCAGCCGGGCAAGACCGTCCGGGCGCCCCAGCACATCGGCGACGACCATCTCGTACGGGGACCGCCCACCGTGTCCGTGCGCGCCGCCGTTCCCCTCGCCGAGCCCGGCGGGCGCCCCGCCCGGCGGCAGGTACAGCAGCCGCTCGCCGTCGGGCCCCGTCACCTCGTAACCGGAACCCGGCGCGTCCAGCGCCACCGTGCGCACCCGGTGCCCGGTGAGCAGCGCCAGCTCCCGCCCGTCGGCGACCCGCCCCGGCTGCGGCAGCCCCGCGGGCACCTCGACGGCGGGCCCGTCGTGCGGATGGGAGAGGAGCACCTGGCGCACCCCGCCGAGCGAATGCCCGGCACGGGCGGCCGCGAAGGCGGCGCCCGGGGTGAGGTCGAGCAGCAGGACGCCGTCCACGAGGAGCGCGGTGGCGGCGCGCGCCGCGGGACCGAGCGCGGTCGCGCACGCCGCGCAGGGGCAGTCGGGGAGCGGCAGTCCGCCGGGGGCGCCGGTGCCGAGCAGAGTCAGTTCCACACGAAGATCCTCCCGCGTCGCGTCAGGCACCGCGCGCCCGGCTAGGCTCAAACGGATTCAGGGCGGTTCACACACCGCCACGGAACCTTCGGGAGGCTGACATGGCGGCATGGACGTGGCGGTTCGAGAAGGCGGACGGGACGGAGGTCCAGCCCGCGGTGCAGCCCGAGGAGTTCACCACTCAGGGCGACGCCGAGTCCTGGGTCGGTGAGTACTGGAAGGCGTTGGCCGAGGGTGGCGCCGACCAGGTGACCCTCTTCGAGGACGCGCGGGAGATCTACGGGCCGATGAGCCTGCACATGGAGGGCGTGGAGGAGTCCGAGGACGCCTCGGCCTGACGGGCGCGCGCACGACGGGAGGCGGCGGCCGGGCCACGGCCGCCGCCTCCCGCATGTGTGCGTACGGGCCTCGCCTGTGTGCGTGCGGCCCTCGCCTGTGTGCGTACGGCCCCCGCTAGATCTCCCCGAGGGTGACGTCGGCCGTCTTCTCGGCCCCGTCCCGCACGTACGTGACCTTCGCCTTCTGGCCCGGCTTGTCCGAGGCGAGCGCTTCGGAGAGCGAGTCGATGGTGGTGATCTCGTCGTCGCCGAGCCGGGTGATGATGTCCCCGGCCGCCAGGCCCGCCTTCGCCGCGGCGCCGCCCCCTGGCGCCTCGACGACGGCCACGCCCGCGGGCCGGTAGTCGTCGCCGAGGACCGTGCGGCCCGTGATGCCGAGCGCCGCCCGGCCCGAGTCGGTGACCTCGCCGTTCTCGACGATCTGGTCGGCGACGGTCTTCACCATCGACGACGGGATCGCGAACCCGATGCCGGGCGCGGCGCTGTCACCCATCTGCGGATCGCTCGCGGCGAGCGTGGGGATGCCGATGACCTTCCCGTCGAGGTCGACGAGCGCGCCGCCGCTGTTGCCGGGGTTGATCGCGGCGGAGGTCTGCACCATGTTGGCGATCGTGGCGCCGGTCCCGCCGCCCGAGCGGCCCTCGCTGACGGTGCGCCCGGTCGCC
The window above is part of the Streptomyces venezuelae genome. Proteins encoded here:
- a CDS encoding S1C family serine protease; translation: MTASRIPAASVACVAALALVSGCSSAGSGDSGRSTTQAAPAAASDLQDDYQKVIKDVLPSVVQIDASEGLGSGVVYDDKGHIVTNAHVVGKEKRFKVTTATGEQVLTADLVASYPEQDLAVIKLSDVPDGLKAAEFGDSAKAEVGQIVLAMGSPLGLSSSVTQGIVSATGRTVSEGRSGGGTGATIANMVQTSAAINPGNSGGALVDLDGKVIGIPTLAASDPQMGDSAAPGIGFAIPSSMVKTVADQIVENGEVTDSGRAALGITGRTVLGDDYRPAGVAVVEAPGGGAAAKAGLAAGDIITRLGDDEITTIDSLSEALASDKPGQKAKVTYVRDGAEKTADVTLGEI
- a CDS encoding bifunctional adenosylcobinamide kinase/adenosylcobinamide-phosphate guanylyltransferase, which produces MELTLLGTGAPGGLPLPDCPCAACATALGPAARAATALLVDGVLLLDLTPGAAFAAARAGHSLGGVRQVLLSHPHDGPAVEVPAGLPQPGRVADGRELALLTGHRVRTVALDAPGSGYEVTGPDGERLLYLPPGGAPAGLGEGNGGAHGHGGRSPYEMVVADVLGRPDGLARLRATGAVGPTTDVIAVHIGHEAPPGPELTRRLAAAGARAVPDGSTLVIGAYEDVPDVPRRTLVLGGARSGKSVEAERRLEAFPEVLYVATGGTRNGDTEWARRVSVHRERRPGSWRTTETCDLVPLLADDGPPLLVDCLSLWLTHVMDEVKAWDDDEWAGGGERELRRRVVELADAVRATRRTVVAVSNEVGSGIVPATASGRRYRDELGRLNTLFAAECEHVLLVVAGQALALRG